The Bacteroides acidifaciens genome includes a region encoding these proteins:
- a CDS encoding HNH endonuclease, translated as MEKEIVEYNGFRFIRYPNSERESDSKYFKGWVKENGKWRKESLHRYMWLCECGEIPQDYCVHHIDGDYNHNSIDNFALMLASEHEKLHTDNYTEHQWKKIKEGLDNNRDKATEWHKSDAGREWHSKKAKRQMENRKYREYVCQVCGKVYTSRSIGAPKFCSNNCKSQWRRLSGVDNEERICPICGTKFIINKYSKKIFCSRKCIAKNRRNS; from the coding sequence ATGGAAAAAGAAATTGTCGAATATAACGGTTTTAGATTTATTCGTTACCCAAATAGTGAACGTGAAAGCGATAGCAAGTACTTTAAGGGATGGGTTAAGGAAAATGGAAAATGGAGAAAAGAAAGCCTTCATCGGTATATGTGGTTATGTGAGTGTGGCGAAATACCTCAAGACTATTGCGTTCACCATATTGATGGTGATTACAACCATAATTCAATTGATAACTTTGCTCTTATGCTTGCCTCTGAACATGAAAAACTTCATACAGACAATTATACGGAACATCAGTGGAAGAAAATTAAAGAGGGGTTGGATAACAACAGAGACAAAGCAACAGAATGGCATAAGTCTGACGCAGGACGTGAATGGCACTCAAAGAAAGCGAAAAGGCAGATGGAAAATAGGAAGTATAGAGAATATGTTTGTCAAGTTTGTGGGAAAGTATATACGTCGCGCAGTATCGGAGCTCCAAAATTTTGTTCTAACAATTGCAAAAGCCAATGGCGTAGATTATCGGGAGTGGACAATGAAGAACGTATTTGTCCAATTTGTGGGACTAAATTTATTATCAATAAATATTCTAAGAAGATCTTTTGTTCACGGAAATGTATTGCTAAGAATCGGAGGAATAGCTGA